From a single Pseudomonas serboccidentalis genomic region:
- a CDS encoding lipopolysaccharide biosynthesis protein produces MSRSRYLKHLALSMGTKLAMIALRLLRNVLLARILGPSERGLFALLSTLPDLISAATSGGLNSAVGYQAAKQRPMGLLLSQVLVFGCLLAALLTLLVVALVREFGGELDVTMQLGLLAWLLLLAVPLTVLKSGLLTLHNASGGVVAFNALRLIESLAPLLLFLALFWMWKSAALEAALISWLAGISLVVLAGWVWLRRAQPLQLQWDRASQNELLRYSARSHPDLLFQQVILRSDYLFIGALLGSTALGHYAMASAAAELLLIVPEAVTTPLMKRLLQQDEGMDKVTPLALRLTATVMLGACLCMAVIGNWLIVTLFGAAYQPAYPALLALLPGLLGLCYASILRLDLLGKNRPGTVSLLMGLGALLNLALNLVLIPAYGIVGAAAASSIAYLAVTVAMLVLYCRLSGVPFWQTLIILPSDVAPMWQMLHRKAV; encoded by the coding sequence ATGAGCCGCAGCCGCTACCTCAAGCACCTGGCGCTGAGCATGGGCACCAAACTGGCGATGATCGCCCTGCGCCTGCTGCGCAATGTGCTGCTGGCGCGAATCCTCGGGCCCAGTGAGCGCGGACTGTTCGCCCTGCTCAGCACCCTGCCGGACTTGATCAGCGCGGCCACCAGCGGCGGGCTGAACTCGGCCGTCGGTTATCAGGCCGCCAAACAGCGGCCAATGGGCCTGCTGCTGAGCCAGGTGCTGGTGTTCGGTTGTTTGCTCGCCGCTCTGCTGACCCTGCTGGTGGTAGCGCTGGTGCGCGAATTCGGTGGCGAGCTGGATGTGACCATGCAACTGGGGCTGCTGGCCTGGCTGTTGCTGCTGGCGGTGCCGCTGACCGTGCTCAAAAGCGGCCTGCTGACCCTGCACAATGCGTCCGGCGGCGTGGTCGCGTTCAACGCCTTGCGCCTGATCGAATCGCTGGCCCCGCTGCTGCTGTTTCTCGCGCTGTTCTGGATGTGGAAAAGCGCGGCTCTGGAAGCGGCGCTGATCAGTTGGCTGGCTGGAATCAGCCTGGTGGTGCTGGCCGGTTGGGTCTGGCTCAGACGCGCACAACCACTGCAGTTGCAGTGGGACCGCGCCAGCCAGAACGAACTGCTGCGCTACAGCGCCCGCAGCCATCCGGATCTGCTGTTCCAACAAGTGATTCTGCGCTCGGATTACCTGTTCATCGGCGCCCTGCTCGGCAGCACCGCGCTGGGTCATTACGCGATGGCCAGCGCCGCCGCCGAACTGCTGCTGATCGTCCCGGAAGCGGTGACCACGCCGCTGATGAAACGCCTGCTGCAACAGGACGAAGGCATGGACAAAGTCACCCCGCTGGCCTTGCGTCTGACCGCCACGGTGATGCTCGGCGCGTGCCTGTGCATGGCGGTGATCGGCAACTGGCTGATCGTCACCCTGTTCGGCGCCGCTTACCAACCGGCGTATCCGGCACTGCTGGCGTTGCTGCCGGGGCTGCTCGGCCTGTGCTATGCGAGCATCCTGCGTCTGGACCTGCTGGGCAAAAACCGCCCCGGCACGGTGTCGCTGCTGATGGGCCTCGGCGCCTTGCTCAATCTGGCACTGAACCTGGTGCTGATTCCGGCCTACGGCATCGTCGGCGCGGCCGCCGCATCGTCGATTGCCTATCTGGCGGTGAC